The proteins below come from a single Mya arenaria isolate MELC-2E11 chromosome 8, ASM2691426v1 genomic window:
- the LOC128243217 gene encoding zinc finger E-box-binding homeobox 1-like has protein sequence MATDYLTCGSCLREFPLQQITTFIQHKKLDCDDEVDQENGQSELQCNYCPQGFMTAWALLVHAQITHNLKIFLENASKSIFTATRDVNSNRRAIEDIETDTGVLERDKLKLKICDSAVLDNVPVTGNSTETQVLFPSSSNETSAVVPKNVTEVKCSKLNLVLVDNSTLRKISTEIPSMVIKSATPMSDTSVENIVPHNDMAVTQSKPTLVISCSSHTSSIQTFTDSNSQKLSLQQITIVPKLSQTSSSLDNKTYLVSQMGYKNQPTLFKSSNLMSQAGNLSQPTTLNTSNVINTFLSKKVCLSKDLATKEVQKSQLVPIQPKPSFSTPKIQLSSLQVPFKLATTEPLLSTETSPTFKTNMELKLHDDAKNASTHFDSGAGPSEINSSVSAESDETDEQMDARSDQGCCSNQGCGVTIIPGSHENLQKCCNAVVPKKRKLHMEQKHMPFAWGSSRYASRKLLYRSKACNAARASASMMNRPQQSSSTIYIDLKPDNFITSDSQSNTDVSSSNYPQSVTCSTSCVESSTLQTNSSGTNKPRSLMLKPGSVFSIPFTYKIPTLVSQPTSTLPFKRVNYSSTLPTQRFVKDQSAGSQIVITDASNIYTNVTTSHGTKPGTREMIRSTILARKAQRLKAENEKSDNTEVLKPFKCEKCTMGFNQRIHLKKHMSKHTGIKPFKCGECSYSTVERSHLKVHIRIHTGEKPFKCTYCEYATAQNSTLKIHLKRHHGGRMFSCTSCHKQFTQEQQLRGHVTEHSDQSVASSAGKAPSKSAPSIQTSPNQPNVTLPASQLDCFSNKPTNQRQILCHMPTLEDLAANHSEDEIQEEMTSKKTDENADIGYVISIPETSDSDSQNLTS, from the exons ATGGCTACAGATTATTTGACATGTGGCTCATGTTTACGGGAGTTTCCACTGCAACAAATCACAACTTTCATCCAGCACAAGAAACTTGACTGTGATGATGAAGTTGACCAGGAAAACGGCCAGTCAG aaCTGCAGTGTAACTACTGCCCACAGGGTTTCATGACAGCCTGGGCTTTGCTGGTTCATGCTCAGATCACTCACAATCTAAAAATCTTTCTGGAAAATGCCTCTAAGTCAATATTCACAGCCACTAGAGATGTGAATTCAAATCGTAGGGCTATAGAGGACATTGAGACGGACACAGGTGTTCTTGAAAGAGATAAACTTAAACTCAAGATTTGTGACAGTGCTGTTTTAGACAACGTTCCAGTGACTGGGAATTCTACTGAAACACAGGTGCTATTCCCATCTTCCAGCAATGAAACATCTGCTGTGGTGCCGAAGAATGTAACTGAGGTGAAATGctcaaaattaaatttagtaTTGGTAGATAATTCCACACTGAGAAAAATCTCCACTGAAATACCATCAATGGTGATCAAGTCTGCGACACCCATGTCAGACACCTCTGTTGAAAATATTGTGCCACACAATGATATGGCTGTTACACAAAGCAAACCAACATTGGTAATATCATGTTCTTCACACACTTCTTCTATTCAAACATTTACTGACTCAAATTCACAGAAATTGTCATTGCAGCAAATAACAATTGTGCCAAAGTTGAGTCAAACATCATCATCTTTAGATAATAAGACTTACCTGGTTAGTCAGATGGGATATAAAAATCAACCAACCCTGTTCAAGTCCTCAAACTTGATGAGTCAGGCAGGAAATTTAAGTCAGCCAACAACATTAAACACCTCAAACGTGATAAATACCTTTCTTTCCAAGAAAGTGTGTCTGTCCAAAGATCTAGCCACAAAAGAAGTACAGAAATCACAACTTGTTCCAATTCAGCCAAAACCCTCATTTAGTACACCAAAAATTCAGCTAAGTAGTCTTCAGGTACCATTTAAACTTGCCACAACTGAGCCACTGCTATCCACTGAAACTAGcccaacatttaaaacaaacatggaGCTTAAACTGCATGATGATGCCAAGAATGCATCAACTCATTTTGACAGTGGTGCTGGTCCTTCTGAGATAAACTCCTCTGTGTCAGCTGAAAGTGACGAAACTGATGAGCAAATGGATGCAAGGTCTGACCAGGGGTGCTGTAGTAACCAAGGATGTGGAGTAACGATCATTCCTGGCTCGCATGAGAATCTTCAGAAGTGTTGTAATGCAGTTGTGCCAAAGAAACGTAAGCTCCACATGGAACAGAAGCACATGCCGTTTGCCTGGGGCTCGAGCCGCTATGCCAGTAGGAAACTGCTGTACAGGAGTAAGGCTTGCAATGCCGCCAGAGCTTCTGCTTCTATGATGAATCGACCACAACAGTCAAGCAGCACAATCTATATAGATTTAAAGCCTGACAATTTCATTACTAGTGACAGTCAAAGTAACACAGATGTCAGCTCCAGTAATTACCCTCAGTCTGTGACTTGTTCAACAAGCTGTGTCGAAAGTTCGACTCTTCAGACAAATTCATCAGGGACCAATAAACCAAGGTCATTGATGTTAAAGCCTGGGTCAGTATTTTCTATACCTTTCACCTACAAGATACCCACACTAGTCTCTCAACCTACTTCCACACTGCCATTTAAAAGGGTCAACTATAGTTCTACACTCCCAACCCAGCGATTTGTCAAGGACCAGTCTGCTGGTTCTCAAATTGTAATCACAGATGCATCAAATATCTACACAAATGTTACCACCAGTCATGGGACAAAGCCAGGCACTAGAGAAATGATTCGTTCCACAATTTTGGCCAGGAAGGCACAGAGGTTAAAGGCAGAAAATGAAAAGAGTGACAATACAGAGGTCTTGAAGCCATTCAAGTGTGAAAAATGTACCATGGGCTTCAACCAGCGCATACACCTTAAGAAACACATGAGTAAACACACAG GTATCAAGCCATTCAAGTGTGGGGAGTGTAGCTATTCCACTGTGGAGAGATCTCACCTCAAAGTCCACATCAGGATACATACTG GTGAGAAACCATTCAAGTGCACATACTGTGAGTACGCAACGGCCCAGAACTCTACCCTGAAGATCCACCTGAAGCGTCACCATGGCGGCCGCATGTTCTCGTGTACCTCCTGCCACAAACAGTTTACCCAGGAGCAGCAGCTTCGAGGTCATGTGActgaacattctgaccaatcaGTGGCTTCCTCTGCTGGCAAG GCCCCATCAAAATCTGCTCCAAGCATACAGACCAGCCCAAACCAACCCAATGTCACCTTACCTGCGTCTCAGCTAGACTGCTTTTCTAATAAACCAACCAATCAGAGACAAATTTTGTGTCACATGCCTACATTGGAGGACCTGGCAGCCAATCACAGTGAAGATGAGATTCAGGAGGAAATGACATCAAAGAAGACTGATGAGAATGCTGATATTGGATATGTGATATCTATACCAGAAACATCCGATTCTGACAGTCAAAATTTAACCAGTTGA
- the LOC128243219 gene encoding solute carrier family 52, riboflavin transporter, member 3-B-like, with product MASKCCDNVSLLVCIIIILFGMGSWIAINGIWVELPLLVDQLPEGWNLPSYMAVVIQIANIGPITYTLTKLCCPNRNFQRPVVYAMVIIGSAASLLLAFFWTRTSVVGGVEHSTALLVLMFFLSLVDCTSSVVFLPFMNVFKPEYMTSYYVGEGFSGLIPSLVALGQGVGAVECVNQSLTNTTTNITEFSTVAVYLEPNFPVKDFFLFVFSMMVTCGIAFVLLNYLPFCKSEYTDRTFNSSHSYDLCDELKMSSTQKFVSETHEDEEPEQSVEHHATVIKLSKCSYLYLLIVIAWTNALTNGVLPSIQTYACLPYGSESYHLAVTLSQIANPASCCLAFFLPVTSGTVLSAVTLTGSAVSAYILALAVYSPIPPLVDSAAGPVLAVASFVVVFFLFTFAKVSIATIFRHAGGRGLLWCGAVTQLGSALGAAAMFVVVNVYQAFVQKYPCT from the exons ATGGCTTCCAAATGTTGTGATAACGTGTCTCTGCTGGTCTGCATCATCATTATCCTTTTTGGTATGGGCTCTTGGATCGCCATAAACGGGATCTGGGTGGAGCTGCCCCTCCTCGTGGACCAACTTCCAGAAGGCTGGAACCTCCCCTCTTACATGGCCGTCGTCATCCAGATCGCCAACATCGGGCCCATAACCTACACACTCACTAAACTCTGCTGCCCGAACAGAAATTTTCAGAGACCCGTCGTGTACGCGATGGTGATTATTGGATCTGCTGCGTCTTTATTGCTGGCGTTCTTTTGGACGCGGACGTCCGTCGTTGGCGGCGTGGAGCACAGCACGGCCCTGCTTGTGTTGATGTTCTTTCTATCCCTGGTTGACTGTACGTCGTCAGTTGTGTTTTTACCCTTCATGAATGTATTCAAACCGGAGTATATGACGTCATATTATGTTGGAGAGGGATTTAGCGGGCTCATTCCAAGTTTGGTGGCATTAGGACAAGGTGTTGGTGCCGTTGAATGTGTAAACCAGAGCTTAACAAATACGACTACAAATATCACAGAATTTAGCACAGTTGCAGTTTATTTAGAGCCAAATTTTCCAGTGAAAGATTTCtttctgtttgtattttcaatgaTGGTGACGTGTGGAATAGCTTTTGTGTTATTAAACTATTTGCCTTTCTGCAAAAGTGAATATACAGATCGAACATTCAATAGTTCACATTCATATGATCTCTGTGATGAATTAAAAATGTCAAGTACCCAGAAGTTCGTTAGTGAAACACACGAAGACGAAGAACCAGAACAAAGTGTTGAGCACCATGCAACGGTCATAAAGTTATCAAAGTGTTCTTACCTTTACCTTCTAATTGTTATTGCGTGGACGAATGCACTAACGAACGGGGTTCTTCCATCCATCCAAACATACGCCTGCTTGCCGTACGGTTCAGAATCATACCACCTTGCAGTCACACTCTCCCAGATCGCCAACCCTGCCTCCTGCTGTCTTGCCTTTTTCCTCCCCGTGACGTCCGGTACAGTTCTGAGCGCGGTCACACTTACCGGAAGTGCGGTGTCCGCCTACATTCTCGCCCTCGCTGTGTACAGTCCAATTCCGCCGCTCGTCGATTCAGCTGCAGGACCAGTGTTAGCG GTTGCATCATTTGTGGTTGTGTTCTTCCTGTTCACGTTCGCCAAAGTCTCCATAGCGACGATATTCCGTCACGCGGGCGGGCGCGGGCTGCTGTGGTGCGGGGCCGTCACTCAACTAGGGTCTGCCCTTGGGGCCGCCGCcatgtttgttgttgtgaacGTCTACCAAGCGTTTGTGCAGAAATACCCATGTACGTGA
- the LOC128244491 gene encoding riboflavin transporter 2-like produces MASKCCDNVSLLVCLIIIMFGMGSLIALNGIWVELPLLVDQLPEGWNLPSYMAAVIQISNTGPLTYTLTKACCPSRNFQRPVVYAMMIIGSTASLLLAFFWTRTSVIGGLEHSTALLVLMFFLSFVDCTSSVVFLPFMNVFKPEYMASYYVGEGFSGLIPSLVALGQGVGDVECVNQSFTNTTTNVTKFSTGAVYLEPNFLVKYFFLFVFSKMVTCGIAFVLLNNLPLCKREYADRESKSSHSYDLYEEINMVRTQKFVSETYENEEPEPSVEHHATVIKLSKCSYLTLLIVIAWTNALTNGVLPSIQTYACLPYGSESYHLAVTLSQIANPAACFLALFILVVSGTVLGAVTLTESAVSTYILALAVYSPAPPLVDSAAGPVLAITTVFRHAGGRGLLWCEAVTQLGSVLGAAAMFVVVNIYQGFMQK; encoded by the exons ATGGCTTCCAAGTGTTGTGATAACGTGTCCCTGCTGGTCTGCCTAATCATTATCATGTTTGGTATGGGCTCCTTGATCGCTCTCAATGGGATCTGGGTGGAGCTGCCCCTCCTCGTGGACCAACTTCCGGAGGGCTGGAACCTCCCCTCGTACATGGCCGCAGTCATCCAGATCTCCAATACCGGGCCCTTAACCTACACACTCACTAAAGCCTGCTGCCCGAGCAGAAATTTTCAGAGACCGGTCGTGTACGCGATGATGATTATTGGATCTACTGCGTCTTTATTGCTGGCGTTCTTTTGGACGCGGACGTCCGTCATTGGTGGCTTGGAGCACAGCACGGCCCTGCTTGTGTTGATGTTCTTTCTATCTTTCGTTGACTGTACGTCGTCAGTCGTGTTTTTACCCTTCATGAATGTATTCAAACCGGAGTATATGGCGTCATATTATGTCGGAGAAGGGTTTAGCGGGCTCATTCCAAGTTTGGTGGCATTAGGACAAGGTGTTGGTGACGTTGAATGTGTAAACCAGAGCTTCACAAATACGActacaaatgtcacaaaatttAGCACAGGCGCAGTATATTTGGAACCAAATTTTctagtgaaatatttctttctgtttgtattttcaaagaTGGTGACGTGTGGAATAGCGTTCGTGTTACTAAACAACTTGCCTCTCTGCAAAAGGGAATATGCAGATCGAGAATCCAAAAGTTCACATTCATATGATCTCtatgaagaaataaacatgGTAAGGACTCAGAAGTTCGTTAGTGAAACATACGAAAACGAAGAACCAGAACCAAGTGTTGAGCACCATGCAACGGTCATAAAGTTATCAAAGTGTTCTTACCTTACACTTCTAATTGTTATTGCGTGGACGAATGCACTGACGAACGGGGTTCTTCCGTCCATCCAAACATACGCCTGCTTGCCGTACGGTTCAGAATCATACCACCTAGCGGTTACACTCTCCCAGATCGCCAACCCTGCCGCCTGCTTTCTTGCCTTGTTTATCCTTGTCGTTTCCGGTACAGTCCTAGGCGCGGTCACACTTACCGAAAGTGCGGTGTCCACCTACATTCTCGCCCTCGCTGTGTACAGTCCAGCTCCGCCGCTCGTCGATTCAGCTGCAGGACCAGTATTAGCG ATAACGACGGTATTCCGTCACGCGGGCGGTCGCGGGCTGCTGTGGTGCGAAGCCGTCACTCAACTAGGGTCTGTACTCGGGGCCGCCGCcatgtttgttgttgtgaacATCTACCAAGGGTTTATGCAGAAGTAG
- the LOC128245044 gene encoding solute carrier family 52, riboflavin transporter, member 3-B-like, giving the protein MASKCCENVSLLVCLIIIMFGMGSWIAINGIWVELPLLVDQLPEGWNLPSYMAVVTQIANIGPLTYILTNVSCPSRNLQRPVVYAMVIIGSAASFLLAFYWTRTSVVGGVEHSTALLVLMFFLSFVDCTSSVVFLPFMNVFKPEYMTSYYVGEGFSGLIPSLVALGQGVGAVECVNQSFTNTTTNVTEFSTGAVYLEPHFPVKYFFLFVFSMMVTCGIAFVLLNNLPLCKREYADRESKITHSYDLCEEINMVRTQKIVSETHGDEEPEQSVEHHATVIKLSKCSYLYLLIVIAWTNALTNGVLPSIQTYACLPYGSESYHLAVTLSQIANPGACFLAFFIPGTSGTVLGAVTLTGSAVSAYILALAVYSPTPPLVGSATGPVLAVASFVLVFFLFTFAKVNIATVLRHAGGRGLLWCGAVTQLGSALGVAAIFVVVNVYQAFVQKYPCT; this is encoded by the exons ATGGCCTCCAAGTGTTGTGAAAACGTGTCCCTGCTAGTCTGCCTCATCATAATCATGTTTGGTATGGGCTCCTGGATCGCTATCAACGGGATCTGGGTGGAGCTGCCCCTCCTCGTTGACCAACTTCCGGAGGGCTGGAACCTCCCCTCGTACATGGCCGTCGTCACCCAGATCGCCAATATCGGGCCCTTAACCTACATACTCACTAATGTCTCCTGCCCGAGCAGAAATCTTCAGAGACCCGTCGTGTACGCGATGGTGATTATTGGATCTGCTGCGTCTTTTTTGCTGGCGTTCTATTGGACGCGGACGTCCGTCGTTGGCGGCGTGGAGCACAGCACGGCCCTGCTTGTGTTGATGTTCTTTCTATCTTTCGTTGACTGTACGTCGTCAGTGGTGTTTTTACCCTTCATGAATGTGTTCAAACCGGAGTATATGACGTCATATTATGTCGGAGAAGGATTTAGCGGGCTCATTCCGAGTTTGGTGGCATTAGGACAAGGTGTTGGTGCCGTTGAATGTGTAAACCAGAGCTTCACAAATACCACTACAAATGTGACAGAATTTAGCACAGGTGCAGTTTATTTGGAGCCACATTTTCCagtgaaatatttctttctgtttgtattttcaatgaTGGTGACGTGTGGAATAGCGTTCGTGTTACTTAACAACTTGCCTCTCTGCAAAAGGGAATATGCAGATCGAGAATCCAAAATTACACATTCATATGATCTCTGTGAAGAAATAAACATGGTAAGGACCCAGAAGATCGTTAGTGAAACACATGGAGACGAAGAACCAGAACAAAGTGTTGAGCACCATGCAACGGTCATAAAGTTATCAAAGTGTTCTTACCTTTACCTTCTAATTGTTATTGCGTGGACGAATGCACTAACGAACGGGGTTCTTCCATCCATCCAAACATACGCCTGCCTGCCATACGGTTCAGAATCATACCACCTTGCAGTCACACTCTCCCAGATCGCCAACCCTGGCGCCTGCTTCCTTGCCTTTTTCATCCCGGGCACGTCCGGTACAGTCCTGGGTGCGGTCACACTTACCGGAAGTGCGGTGTCCGCCTACATTCTCGCCCTCGCTGTGTACAGTCCAACTCCGCCGCTCGTCGGTTCAGCTACAGGACCAGTATTAGCG GTTGCGTCATTTGTGCTCGTCTTCTTCCTGTTCACGTTCGCCAAGGTCAACATAGCGACGGTACTCCGTCACGCGGGCGGTCGCGGGCTGCTGTGGTGCGGGGCCGTCACTCAACTGGGGTCTGCCCTCGGGGTCGCCGccatatttgttgttgtgaacGTCTACCAAGCGTTTGTGCAAAAGTACCCATGTACGTGA